The Arachis ipaensis cultivar K30076 chromosome B03, Araip1.1, whole genome shotgun sequence region ATATGAGAGgagaaaagttttgaaaaatcAAGGTATTTTACTACGTCTTTTTTTAATATCAAGATTgtattctcttattatttttatttttattaataatattaatagttTTATTTTGGAATTACTTATTAAATATTTCATAAAACCACCATGTGCTTTTACTAGGACTAAATATGACTGATGACAAATTGAAAAACTTCTGCCTTTTTGAGATTGAGAAGATACTCAACAGCAATGCGAGATCTTTAAGAGATTATCAATCAATGTCATATCCTGAGATGTCTGATGTTCGCCTTTTTCAGAATAAGCTAATAGAGGAGGAGTTAGCATATGACACAAATGAGTTGACTCATACAAACTTATATACGGAACAAAAGATGACTCATGAGCAAAGGTTAGTATTCGATGAGATACTCAATGCTGTTATTACAGACTCTGGTGGTTTTTACTTCCTTTATGGGCATAGTGGGTGTGGTAAGACATTTATTTGGAATGGACTTTCTTCTGGTATTCGGTCTAGAGGAAAGATTGTTTTAAATGTCGCATCCAGTAGAATTGCGTCTTTACTCCTATTTGGTGGCAGAACGGCTCATTCTAGATTTTCAATACCCATTACAATTACTGATGAATTTACTTGCAATATTAATTATAGCAGTTTGAAGGTTGAGCTGCTCATCCAAAGTAGCTTAATAATTTGGGATGAAGCTCCAATGCTCAATAAAATGTGCTTTGAAGCACTTGATCGGACGCTCAAGAATCTTATGTCAGTTACCGATCAACATAAGACACATCAACTATTTGGTGGTAAGGTTGTTGTTCTAGGAGGTAATTTCAGACAGATACTTCCGGTGATACCGAAAGGGAGTAGACACGATATATTAATATCATTTATTAACTCATCCCATCTGTGGTCGTTTTGTAAGGTTCTGAAACTGCATACGAACATGAGGCTTCTAATGTCTTCTTCAGATCAAGATGAAGGTGAAATGAAGAGATTTGTTAATTGGATACTTGATGTTAGAAATGGAAATATTGGTTTTGTTGTTGGTGATGAATCAGAAATTAAAATTTCAGATGATCTATTGATTACAACTATTGATGACCCTCTCTTTCATTTGATAGACTTTGCATATCCAAATTTGTTGCAAAGTATGTCAGATTACATGTATTTTCAAAGTAGGGCAATTCTTACACCCACGCTTGAGAGTGTCGAGAAAGTAAACGATTTTATCTTGACAATCTTTTCAGGGATGGAAAAGGAGTATTTGAGTTCTAATACATGTCAAGCTGATGAGAATGAAGATGTACAATAAGAGTGGTTCACACCAGAGTTCTTAAATGACATCAAATGTTCAGGACTACCCAATcacaagttgactttgaagccAGGAGTCGCTGTAATGCTACTGCGAAACATAGACTAGACTTCAGGTTTATGCAACGGGACAAGATTAATAGTTAACGAACTTGGCAGCAACATAATTGGAGCGACGGTAGTGACCGGTAGAAATATTGGAGATAAAGTGTACATTCTAAGAATGAACTTGATTCCTTTAAATTTAggattgccatttaagtttcaacGGAGACAATTTCCATTAACAATATGCTTTGCAATGACCATTAACAAGAGTCAGGGTCAATCATTATCACATGTAGGACTTTACTTGCCAAAATCAGTGTTCACCTATGGACAACTTTATGTTActttgtcaagagttaagagtcgcaGTGGCTTCAGGGTTTTAATTCTAGACAAAGATGGCAATCcaaagtcatcaacaacaaatgtcgtgtttaaagaagtttttaataatatttagataaataatattatttttattttaatagcatgttatgatttacacttttatataaatatttactATAGATATAACAAATTTATCTATAATTTTGTTTTCAGATGATTTAcacttttgtataattatttactgtaaatataactaatttatctataactTTACTTTCAGACTTGAGATGAAATGTGTAACAGGAAGTACAACATCATATGCCAATTACTTTTCTATTGAAGTTAGTAAGATACTAGATTGTCGATAAATTTTTATTAgccttttaatataaaatttaatataaaattgaCATACTATTATTACagttatatatgttcttattttttcatGTTTCTCTTCTTATGGttcaagaatattataaactttaAACTCTTCTATTTGCCTTTTATTTTGAATACTAGTATATGTATATATCAAATACAAAGTTTGTAAGTTAAAGATCGATGACGAAGAAATACAGCTGATAATATGCTTATTACTTGTTCACTTAATTATCTCATACAGATGACAAGATGATATATAAAACGTACAACAATAATGgacccatatatatatatagatacccCTTAAATATATTCTAATTAATACCTCTTTTAGTAACCTTGACCTTCAAGCCATGCTTCATGTGAAGCACAACAGATACACTTGGGCACACATTATTATGCCCTTCCACCACCTCCAATTGAAAATTCCACAGCAAAGTAATGGCGATTATTTTCATCTGAATAAAGCTTATATTTTTACCCAAACAACTTCTTGGGCCTGCTTGAAAAGCTATGAACTTGTAAGATGGTATGTGTATGATGCTTCCCTTTTCAGAAATCCACCTTTCTGGCTTAAACTCCAAGCAATCTTCTCCCCATATTTGTTCCATTCTTCCCATTGAGTATAGAGAGTAAATCACCATACTATTTGCATTAACACGATGCCCACTGGGGAGTATATCAGATTTAACTGCAGATTTGTGCTCGAAAGGAACCGGAGGGAAAAGTCTCAATGCTTCACACAAAGCTCCATGCAGGTAAACTAGCTTGTTAAGATTTTCTAACCTTGAAGTGATGACCCAATTTTCTTCATTGGTTATGAAGTTTGCTCTGATTTCTTCAAGGATCTTGGCTTCAACAACAGGGTGGGTTGAAACTAGCCAGAAAAACCAACTGAGACCTGAACTAATTGTATCCCTTCCTGCTAATAAGAGACTAATAGCATTGTCTCTTAAAAACTTGCGATCTATTTTTTCCATTTCACTTTCCTCCACAATAGCTTTGAGCATGTTAAAATTTGGTTCATCATCATCTTTGGTGCAGGTGACTTTACTTTGCTCTTGGAAAGTGGATGATATACATTGATGCAAGAATTGGTCAATTATTTTTTCACATTCACTATAGCTCTTCTCTTGTCCAATTTGGAGCCGTTTTTGAAGCTTCCACAAAAATCTTGGGACAATGTGTCGGTAGAACATTGTATCCTCCATCTTGTTGAAAGCTTTCTCGAATGCAACTTCCGGGAACTCTTTGAGCTTGTTAGGAAGGGAGTTAGGATCAAATCCCAACACTATGGAGCAGATGTTGTCAAAACTGAATCTCTGAAAGATGTCTTGCAAGTCCACAACAGTTCCTAGTTCCGATGTATTATTGAGAAGTGGAACTAAGCAACTCTCAAGCTTCTTGTGAATGGTTTTCACAACTAAACTCTCAAACGAGTTTTGTCTGAACAATGAATGTAGTATGTTCCTATTATGCTTCCATTTGTGGGAATCAGTGTTAAAGATGCCATCTCCAAGTATTTCAAAAATCTCATAGAACTCAGAGCCTTTGATGTAGTTGTCAAAGTTCTTGCTAGTAATGTGGTGCACATTCATAGGATCACTGGTGATGAGAAAGTTGAGATTTGTGAGGCAGGGACCTTTGAACAAAAAAGTACCTCCACATTGCTTCAAAGTGGTTGTTGTTTGATCATGGATATCAGAAAGATTACATAAAACCCCTGGTAGCATACCAAAGAAGGGCCAATTAGTAACGGGGCTATTTCTATTAGACCTCCAAGTAtggataaagaagaatgagagaaTGGCAGCAACAATAGCAATAAACTCTAAGGAGTCCatcaagatatatatatatggccTTATTTTTTGGGTTTGTTTTAAGTGATAACCTGTGATATATGCGTGATGAAGGTTCTGATCGTATACTTATATATAGGCGCACAATGTTTGTAATGATGAAGATAAGATGAGCAGAGCAGAATTagtaataataaattatattaNNNNNNNTAGTTAGATTATACGTCCTTATTAAGTTATCtgacttattttcattcttaattattaaattaaaaaattattctaaaataatTGAGTTGTTGAGTAAGTAATAAAAtcaataaattttgaaataacaTTTCTCTAATATTATATACTAGAAAAAGACAAAAGAGACAGAAAATATTATCTAAGAGGAAGGGTAATTTAGGTTATTAAACtaacatttatttaattttatgcgaatcatttaaaataaaaaacgtAATGTGAATCACTTTAATCACATCTTTATgcaaatcaaaacagaaagattaaatttaattaagtctttacataaattaaaatagtcaaaTTTAATATATACATTTTTATATAATATCTTAATAAATCTAATCAACTTATTTTAATTTATACtttaatttatatatgtataCATGATATCCTAATAAATCTAAAGATAGTGTTTTGATTTAGTCATGCAGATGAGGCCATAGTCATTCAAAACAATCTATTTTGCGTAAAATTAAATGAATGTTGGTTTAATAATGTAAATTATCTAAAGAAAAATATCCAGAAGAGCTTTAAAGTCACACCACATGATAGTGACGGTTTACATGCCAAAACAAGCCCTCTTTCCGTATATCCATAAAATTTGCCAATTATTACTTATCTTTAATGAAAGTAATCAGTGATATGGTTGAATCTTCATTACATGCTTTTTTGTTTATTGTGATTGGGACTATTAGACTAATTAATCTCTCATTGATTTATAGATATTTTGATAAGTAGGATCATtgctttaaatttttaattttttttttcacattcaaGACAAAAACTAAACCATTTTGACATTTggtataatataattataagcTTATATAATTCTAATTAAGCTTTCTATGTATAATATAATTAAGCTTGTAGATAATAAAGTTATATACATAGTAATAACTAGCTCATGAATTATTAATTATCAACTAAAACAATGTTAATAtttgtttaaataaaaaaaatactaaaagactattaaaatttatttttttttttttacacatcAATATTTGAACGTATGAATTAAAGTATTTTATTagattattaaactaaaaaaattgaattaataactaaaatcaataaccaaaaaataataaattttaataattatctaGTATTTCTCTTTAAATAAATAGACTCAATGAGAATTCTTGTATTACTGGTTGCGGTTATTTTTTATACtatacaaaatatttaaaaaaatgtaaaagaTGCAATTATCATCTCTTAAATTTTGATATGTTTGATATGCATATGCACAAATATTATTGAAAAGTACCGTAATTTAGGACGATTATGGTATGGTGTATTATTGTATCTTTTAATAAAGAGtacatattatttttttattaaaaacaatCACAAAAAGTCATGTGTGTaatgttatatattttttataaattaataaatttattaaaaattttcattttttacTTAATTCGCTTTTCATAAAAAATTTCCTTATGCACATCCAATAATAATTAAATCCACTTGCATGTATGCACGAATTCACCCTTAGAACTGCATGTAAAgtgtttctattttattttccgaattttttaattttatgaattAAAAAAACAGCAGAAACTAATTATATTCGAATTATTTATTTCTAACTTTGGTAATGTATTTGCTCACatgatataaatttttatttgagaCATTTATTGAATTGAATGtaggattaaaaaaaaataaaaaatagtaattgTAATAAATCAAATGTCTAATAATATAGTAAAAACATCAATTATTCTAGCATTCGATCGAACATATGTTTCATCTATCTATGGCATACAGAGAAGCAATAAATGAGTTTATANNNNNNNNNNTTTGAAttataagaaattaaagatttGGAGAGGAATTGTGGCGGTCCAAAATTGATGTTTGTTTCCAAGTATTCATATAATCTATATCCTTTTTCAAGTTAAAGCTAAGTTAGCTATGCTCAAAGCGAGTCATGAAAAATTCTAGATGAGTTGTTATTATAAAAATGTGTTATTTATAGTTGAGTGGTCAGctctaaaaaaataaagaataatgtATTATATTAAAGCTATTCAATAAGCCATAATTAGTTTATTTAATTAGTTACTTATATTAATAGTAACCACTCACTAGATTGTTCATCACTTTCAATAATGAATAACTTTTAGCACCTGTGTATCTTGGATAATATCATACTAACTACCAATTAAAAAGTTATGTAATGCTAGAACTAATAATGACACATGCCAAATTgcctatattaaaaaaatataatataaataggGACACATTTCAGCTTTGGTGtctaaaaaatattgtttaatgGCTAAAATaggttaaataattaattttaaatttaaaaattaaaaaattttaaatattttaaaattattataaaaaataatttaaacaaaaattaGACACCAAACAAAAATACCATAAAATTAACCTTTAGCTTTTGTCTGCTCCATTATTATAGGCACCTACTCTGCAAATGAAGATCTTAAATCGATGAGGATCATTTATTTATGGTAGTCAGTATAAATGTAAGTTGAAACTCACTTCTCTCAAACCATATAATCAATCAAGTGGTTAGTTAACTTGATCAACCCATATAATCAGAGGTTTTTATATGAAATATGATCAGCCAACCATAGTATATAGTANNNNNNNNNNNNNNNNNNNNNNNNNNNNNNNNNNNNNNNNNNNNNNNNNNNNNNNNNNNNNNNNNNNNNNNNNNNNNNNNNNNNNNNNNNNNNNNNNNNNNNNNNNNNNNNNNNNNNNNNNNNNNNNNNNNNNNNNNNNNNNNNNNNNNNNNNNNNNNNNNNNNNNNNNNNNNNNNNNNNNNNNNNNNNNNNNNNNNNNNNNNNNNNNNNNNNNNNNNNNNNNNNNNNNNNNNNNNNNNNNNNNNNNNNNNNNNNNNNNNNNNNNNNNNNNNNNNNNNNNNNNNNNNNNNNNNNNNNNNNNNNNNNNNNNNNNNNNNNNNNNNNNNNNNNNNNNNNNNNNNNNNNNNNNNNNNNNNNNNNNNNNNNNNNNNNNNNNNNNNNNNNNNNNNNNNNNNNNNNNNNNNNNNNNNNNNNNNNNNNNNNNNNNNNNNNNNNNNNNNNNNNNNNNNNNNNNNNNNNNNNNNNNNNNNNNNNNNNNNNNNNNNNNNNNNNNNNNNNNNNNNNNNNNNNNNNNNNNNNNNNNNNNNNNNNNNNNNNNNNNNNNNNNNNNNNNNNNNNNNNNNNNNNNNNNNNNNNNNNNNNNNNNNNNNNNNNNNNNNNNNNNNNNNNNNNNNNNNNNNNNNNNNNNNNNNNNNNNNNNNNNNNNNNttataaaaatagaaaaaaataattttagaatattttatattattttttattatctttcaaatatttttgtataataatactaattattttttcttCTGTGACCACAGCAGTAGTAAGCCACCGTCACCAAAAACAAACCCCGGCCCCCATTAGGCTGTTAGACACCACTACCCAATCTTGTCACCTCCTCCGTCGTCTCAAGCAGGCAAATTAAAATTGTTAAGAAGCATTGTGCCAaacattttttaatttagtgGTTGACTTTTTATTATCGctttttaatagtttttattattttgtaaatttgatgttttatgttgtGAAAAATTAACTATTTCCGAGAGAATCCgcactaattattttaatttgattatgTAATCGATCCATGACCTATATACATATAGGCCACAAGTACTAACTACAGTAGTAGactttttaagaaaataaaaagattacAGAAATACTATTTATACATCAAAATCAACTACTAAAATCAGtcatcaatatatttatatataaatacatatataatttaatttatttttaatgtgtatttatatttcaacatgtattttatacttgaTACGTTACCTGTATCCTCGGTCGCCCGAAATACTCGGCACGTAAATATCTGAGGCTGGCGTCACATTAAACAAGCTCGGAACAAGAGCAGATAAGCTCGGCCTCACCCATTCGAATAAAAAGACACGTGCATCATAAAGCTCGGTCCCGTATCAGCCGTCCGAAAATCTCGGCACGTGATCAGGACCGAAGCAGCATCACCCAACTGAAAATAAGAAACGTGCTCAGCTGGTTTATAGCACCAAAACAGAATATCATAACCAACCTACAAACTAGGACTTATCCACTAACGGGTAAAAACCAACTCCTATAAAACCTAGCTAATATGCTCGGCTAGGTCTCAGGTTCTATCACTCTCATTTTTCTACTCTTTACTCTTAACTCACTCACTGAGAAtcattactgacttgagcgtcggagtatcttgtGCAGGTATTCCCGCCGCGGTGTTTGACTTCCGGCCGACGTGAAGCTCTTCCTCTTTGGTGTCAACTCACTCGGAAGCACTCAAGCTCGGCCTCCCTAGTGTTCGGACGAACcacttggcgcccaccgtggggcccggAGTACATCTAACCCCATTTTCCCTTCGTTTAGTCTTCTACTTTATTTTGTAGGATTCCCGATCCTCGGACATGGCTGACAAGGAAAATCCACAACTCTCATAGGACGACCTCCTGGCTCAAATCGCCGAGCTTCAAGCGGAGGTACGAAGAATAGCCGAGCTCTCAACACAGAACAATGGAGAGAACTCCAAAGGCTCGGCTCAAAGTGCGGCGAACCCTTTAAACATCGTCCCGCTAAAGGAGAAGCTCACCCTTGACAACCCTTTCTCCGAGGAGATCACAAACTACCAGATGCCGAAAAACTTTACGCTGCCCACCGCGCTAGAACCATACAAGGGGTTCGGCGACCCTCGGGCCCATGCGAAGAAGTTCCAATCAATGATGTTTTTCAACGGCCCTAACAATGAGCCCGTCCTCTGCCGAGCATTCCCCACGTACCTAGATGGTGCTGCGTTACTCTGGTTTTCTAAACTTTCTGCAGGTTCGATTTCCTCCTTTGAAGACCTCGCCAAATCATTCATTGATTATTTTGCTGCATCAAGAATCTACGTACATGGCTCGGACTATCTCGGCACCATCAAACAAGGTCAGCACGAGAGCCTGAAAGACTACATGACCAGATTCGCTGACGCCACTATGGAGATCCAAGACTTGGACCCAGCCGTTCACCTGCACGCTCTCAAGGCCGGCCTTAGGCTTGGAAAATTTCGGGAGACCATTGCCATAACAAAGCCGAAGACGCTAGAGGAATTCCGAGAAAGGGCGGCAGGTCAAATGGAGATCAAAGAGCTCCGAGAAGCCCAAAAGTCGGACAAACAACCACATCGGAGAGACGAAGAAAGGACTTTCAGATCGCCAAGCAACATGGACACTAAGAAACCTTCTAAGCCCGCGTCAAAGTACAACACATACACCAGATTCAACACCAGAAGAGAGAACATCATCAGAGAAATCCTCAACGCCAAAATCATAAAGCCACCAGCCCGAGCAGGGAACTACCATGATCAACGGTTCGTGGACAAGACGAAGCATTGTGCCTTCCACCGGAAGTTCAGTCATACTACGGATGACTGCATCGTTGCGAAGGACCTCCTGGAAAGGTTGGCACGCCAAGGGCTCCTGGACAAATACATCGAGACCCGGAAAGGCAGAGGAGGAAACTTGGACAGGGTAGAACATAAGCAAACAATCGCCGACGACAAAAAAGAGAGGACGACTCCTGATCCACCAAGAGGAGTCATCAACCACATATCAGGGGATTCGCAGGCGGAGGAGAAACAAGCTCGGCCAGGAAACGAAGCTATAGAGCGATGCTGGCAATCGAAGGAACTATACAACCAAAGAAGGACAAAGAACCAGATGTCACAATATCCTTCAACCAAGCAGACTTCAAATCGGCAAGCCCTAACCTCGACGATCCCGTGGTAATTTCAATCCAGGTCAGAGAACTGTTGGTAAGAAAAACATTGTTAGATCCAGGTAGTAGTGCTGATGTTTTATTTTACTCTActtttacaaaaatgaaattatCAGAAAAATTGATACAACCCTCCTCCGGAGAGCTAATTGGGTTCTCCGGAGAGAGAGTCCCCATCATGGGACACATATGGCTAAAGACCACAATGGGAGAAATTCCTATGTCAAAGTCGATTGATATTCAATACCTAATAGTAAACTGTTACAGCCCTTACAATATTATACTTGGGAGACCCGCCCTGAATATATTCAGGGCAGTGGTTTCCACATTACATCTGTGTGTCAAGTTTCCAGTGCAGGAAAACAAGATCGCTACGGTGTATGCCGACCATCAAGAAGCTCGGCAATGCTATAACGCTGGTCTAAAATCAGTACAAACAAAACAGGAAGCTCGGCCCCAGGTTCAAGCAATCCACACGTCTGCCAACACAACGACACTAGCCGATCTCGACCCAAGGGAAGACCTCGGCGAAAAACCTCGGCCAATGGACAATCTTCAACAAGTAACACTGACATCAGACGACAAACAATGCACATATGTTGGAGAAGCATTAGAAGGGGCAGACCGAGCAAGACTCATTCACATACTGCGTCAGAACGCCGACCTTTTTGCATGGACACCAGATGACATGCCCGGAATCAACCAAGAAGTCATCTGCCACAAGCTAGCAATCGACAAAACAATCCGACCAGTTGCACAGAAGAAAAGGAACCTCGGAgaagagaaaaaacaagcagCACTCGAAGAAACCCAGAAGCTCCTCAATG contains the following coding sequences:
- the LOC107632236 gene encoding alkane hydroxylase MAH1-like, with protein sequence MDSLEFIAIVAAILSFFFIHTWRSNRNSPVTNWPFFGMLPGVLCNLSDIHDQTTTTLKQCGGTFLFKGPCLTNLNFLITSDPMNVHHITSKNFDNYIKGSEFYEIFEILGDGIFNTDSHKWKHNRNILHSLFRQNSFESLVVKTIHKKLESCLVPLLNNTSELGTVVDLQDIFQRFSFDNICSIVLGFDPNSLPNKLKEFPEVAFEKAFNKMEDTMFYRHIVPRFLWKLQKRLQIGQEKSYSECEKIIDQFLHQCISSTFQEQSKVTCTKDDDEPNFNMLKAIVEESEMEKIDRKFLRDNAISLLLAGRDTISSGLSWFFWLVSTHPVVEAKILEEIRANFITNEENWVITSRLENLNKLVYLHGALCEALRLFPPVPFEHKSAVKSDILPSGHRVNANSMVIYSLYSMGRMEQIWGEDCLEFKPERWISEKGSIIHIPSYKFIAFQAGPRSCLGKNISFIQMKIIAITLLWNFQLEVVEGHNNVCPSVSVVLHMKHGLKVKVTKRGIN
- the LOC110269352 gene encoding uncharacterized protein LOC110269352; amino-acid sequence: MTDDKLKNFCLFEIEKILNSNARSLRDYQSMSYPEMSDVRLFQNKLIEEELAYDTNELTHTNLYTEQKMTHEQRLVFDEILNAVITDSGGFYFLYGHSGCGKTFIWNGLSSGIRSRGKIVLNVASSRIASLLLFGGRTAHSRFSIPITITDEFTCNINYSSLKVELLIQSSLIIWDEAPMLNKMCFEALDRTLKNLMSVTDQHKTHQLFGGKVVVLGGNFRQILPVIPKGSRHDILISFINSSHLWSFCKVLKLHTNMRLLMSSSDQDEGEMKRFVNWILDVRNGNIGFVVGDESEIKISDDLLITTIDDPLFHLIDFAYPNLLQSMSDYMYFQSRAILTPTLESVEKVNDFILTIFSGMEKEYLSSNTCQADENEDVQ
- the LOC107632235 gene encoding uncharacterized protein LOC107632235 encodes the protein MPKNFTLPTALEPYKGFGDPRAHAKKFQSMMFFNGPNNEPVLCRAFPTYLDGAALLWFSKLSAGSISSFEDLAKSFIDYFAASRIYVHGSDYLGTIKQGQHESLKDYMTRFADATMEIQDLDPAVHLHALKAGLRLGKFRETIAITKPKTLEEFRERAAGQMEIKELREAQKSDKQPHRRDEERTFRSPSNMDTKKPSKPASKYNTYTRFNTRRENIIREILNAKIIKPPARAGNYHDQRFVDKTKHCAFHRKFSHTTDDCIVAKDLLERLARQGLLDKYIETRKGRGGNLDRVEHKQTIADDKKERTTPDPPRGVINHISGDSQAEEKQARPGNEAIERCWQSKELYNQRRTKNQMSQYPSTKQTSNRQALTSTIPW